One part of the Rutidosis leptorrhynchoides isolate AG116_Rl617_1_P2 chromosome 1, CSIRO_AGI_Rlap_v1, whole genome shotgun sequence genome encodes these proteins:
- the LOC139844941 gene encoding uncharacterized protein → MSQPNNQSVSVIGSQFTAPNPLEVKVVTNCKGTLVITDDNENILLKVTPCDGLSCRRRLLMDANDTPIVTIDEDMHTGQHLKKQKLDKFMVTISPNVDYAFAVALFVIVDAMESPYKNERVAAGKTTVEISNALLDVVTYLTRPN, encoded by the exons ATGTCTCAACCAAACAATCAATCAGTTTCTGTGATCGGGTCTCAGTTCACTGCACCAAACCCACTCGAAGTTAAAGTCGTTACAAACTGTAAGGGAACCCTTGTTATAACAgacgataacgaaaatattttactcAAAGTAACACCATGTGACGGTTTATCATGTCGTCGTCGGTTGCTTATGGATGCAAATGACACACCCATCGTTACGATAGATGAGGAT ATGCATACAGGGCAACATTTAAAAAAACAGAAATTGGACAAGTTCATGGTGACAATTAGTCCTAACGTGGATTACGCATTTGCAGTCGCACTTTTTGTGATTGTTGATGCAATGGAAAGCCCCTACAAAAATGAACGTGTTGCTGCAGGTAAAACTACTGTTGAAATTTCCAATGCTCTGCTTGATGTTGTTACTTACCTTACAAGACCTAACTGA